One genomic region from Vitis riparia cultivar Riparia Gloire de Montpellier isolate 1030 chromosome 17, EGFV_Vit.rip_1.0, whole genome shotgun sequence encodes:
- the LOC117904916 gene encoding long chain base biosynthesis protein 2a, with product MITIPYLTALTTLFSYGLLFAFGQFRDFFRKIFDWWKASNLQGYAPICLGLEDFYIRRLYLRIQDCFGRPISSAPDAWFDVVERFSNDNNKTLKRTTKISKCLNLGSYNYLGFAASDEFCTPRVIESLKRFSPGTCSTRVDGGTTTLHKEVEECVANFVGKPAAIVFGMGYVTNSAILPVLIGKGGLIISDSLNHNSIVNGARGSGATVRVFQHNIPSHLEKVLREQIAEGQPRTHRPWKKIIVVVEGIYSMEGELCKLPEIVAICKKYKAYVYLDEAHSIGAVGKTGRGVCELLGVDTADVDIMMGTFTKSFGSCGGYIAGSKELIQYLKYTCPAHLYATSISPPAAQQIISSIKVILGEDGTSRGAQKLARIRENSNFFRSELQKMGFEVLGDNDSPVMPIMLYNPAKIPAFSRECLKQNVAVVTVAFPATPLLLARARICISASHTREDLIKGLEVISRVGDLVAIKYFPAEPRKQQLEEGRVKLE from the exons ATGATTACCATTCCATATTTGACCGCCTTGACCACTCTCTTCAGCTATGGATTGCTCTTCGCCTTCGGCCAGTTTCGAGACTTTTTCAGAAAGATCTTTGATTGGTGGAAAGCCAGCAATCTTCAG GGTTACGCGCCGATCTGCTTAGGGCTTGAGGATTTCTACATTCGCAGGCTGTATCTTCGTATTCAG GACTGTTTTGGCCGGCCAATATCGAGTGCTCCAGATGCTTGGTTTGATGTAGTTGAAAGGTTCTCCAATGACAATAACAAGACACTAAA ACGAACCACAAAGATAAGTAAGTGTCTTAACTTGGGGTCATACAATTACCTTGGATTTGCCGCATCAGATGAATTCTGCACACCTCGTGTAATCGAGTCTTTGAAGAGGTTTTCCCCAGGTACCTGTAGCACCCGTGTTGATGGAG GCACCACAACATTGCATAAAGAAGTGGAGGAATGTGTTGCAAACTTTGTTGGAAAGCCTGCTGCAATAGTCTTTGGCATGGGCTATGTGACAAACTCTGCTATCCTTCCGGTCCTGATTGGGAAG GGGGGGTTGATAATTAGTGATTCTTTGAACCACAACTCAATTGTCAATGGTGCTCGAGGATCAGGAGCTACCGTTCGAGTTTTCCAACACAATA TACCATCTCACTTGGAGAAAGTTTTGAGAGAACAAATTGCTGAGGGACAACCCCGGACGCATAGACCATGGAAGAAGATAATTGTTGTTGTGGAAGGAATATATAGCATGGAAGGGGAACTCTGCAAACTCCCAGAGATTGTTGCAATCTGCAAGAAATATAAG GCATATGTTTACTTGGATGAGGCACACAGTATTGGAGCAGTTGGGAAAACAGGAAGAGGTGTCTGTGAGCTCTTAGGTGTGGATACCGCTGATGTGGATATTATGATGGGAACTTTCACAAAATCTTTTGGATCATGTGGTGGTTATATTGCTGGATCCAAG GAGCTGATTCAATATCTAAAGTACACTTGTCCTGCTCATCTATATGCAACCTCAATATCACCACCAGCTGCACAACAGATTATATCTTCCATCAAGGTTATTCTTGGAGAAGATGGCACTAGTAGAG gGGCTCAGAAATTGGCACGAATACGTGAGAACAGTAACTTTTTCAGATCAGAACTGCAGAAGATGGGCTTTGAGGTTCTTGGAGATAATGATTCTCCTGTAATGCCAATAATGCTTTACAATCCAGCCAAAATTCCTGCTTTTTCACGGGAGTGTCTCAAACAGAAT GTTGCTGTTGTGACAGTTGCTTTTCCAGCTACTCCACTTCTTTTGGCCAGGGCACGGATCTGCATTTCTGCTTCTCATACCAGGGAAGACCTGATTAAAGGCTTAGAG GTTATCAGCCGAGTTGGTGACCTAGTGGCCATAAAGTATTTCCCTGCTGAGCCCAGGAAGCAACAGCTGGAGGAAGGCAGAGTGAAACTGGAGTGA